The DNA region ACCGGTCGCTGGCGAAGAGTGGCACGTGCGGCATGGTGTAGGACAAATAGACGAAAAAGGGACGTTCGCCGGCGTGCGCCCGGATGAACCGGATGGCCTCTTCTGTGTATTGCCGGGTGAGTAAGCCCTGGTTTGGTTCGCGGTCAGGGTTGGTCACCGTAAAATTCCGGATTAGGGGGGTTGGCGGGGCGTCGGCGAAGAGGGGGTTGTCCGGCTGCGTTTCCGGGCTCATGTCGTTTGAATAAGGTACTCCGAAGTAATAATCGAAGCCGTGATTGAGGGGCAGGTATTCCGGTCGCGAGCCAAGATGCCATTTTCCGATACAGGCAGTAGCATAGCCTTCCGCTTGCAGGACTTCCGCAAGGGTGATCTCTTCCGCCGGAATGCCCCCTTCCGATTGCGGGATAAAGACCGTGGTGAGCCCGCTGCGAATGGGCAGCCGGCCCGTCAGGAGGGCCGCCCGGCTGGGTGTGCAGACAGATGAGCCCACGTAAAACTGCGTGAATTTCATACCCTCACGCGCCAACCGGTCCAGATTTGGATTCTGGATCGAGGGGTGTCCATAACAGGCCAGGTCGCCATACCCCATGTCGTCGGCGAACAAGATTACGATGTTTGGCTGCTCGCGCGCGCTCACTGTCGTCGGACCGGCAAGGGTCAGGAACAGCAAGGCGGGGAGGACGGGAAGCGATCGGAGCAGCCAAATCATGGAATCTGTTGATAGGCGGTTTCGGTGGTAGTTATTTTTCATTTCGCAGGGTTTCTGACTTAGTATCATGCCTTTTTTTGTATCGTCTCCTCACCTTCTGGATTTCTGTGGCGATACTCGCGTAAACACTAAAAATTTCACATCCATCACCTCGTTTCCAGCCACTTTCAACGCTCTTAGCGTCAGAGGATTTCGACCTTCTTTTAAGGGAATTATCCCTAGGTTGAGCGGCTTAAAATCTTTAACATAGGACTCACCCACTTGAACTCGATTCGCTGAGGATTTCCCCGATGGCCACTTTTCAACTTCAACTCCATCCATAAAGTAACGTCTCCGCACCCGATCGGCTTCGGCTCCCCGCAAAGGCGGGTCGTTGGCCTCTGTGACCTTCGCGCGAATACTCGTATCCCCGTGGCGTAGTTCAATTGTGGAACCCAGATCTTCCCTGGGGCAGGTATAATAAAGCTCCACACGATAGTCTCCAGCGCTTAAGACTTCCACGTCCCAAATGATGCGGTCGGTTTCATTCGTCCAGTTCGTGAAATACGAATCGTTTGGCGCCCGGCCGGAGCGTTGGACGTTTCCGTGGGGGATGCCATCACAAGCGGGAATCTGGGTGAATTCAAAGTCTGGATGACCAAGCGTGAATGGACGATCGTCTTTTCTGGGTAGCTCCGATGCAACCTTTTCGACAAAGTTATTCCTGGCCCCGCGCAGCTGTTCGGCAACTTCCGGAAACCGTTCCGAGACATCCGATTGTTGTCCCGGGTCATTATCCATATCAAAGAGGCTTCCCCGGTCATCCAAGCGAAAGCGCTGGCTGCGTACGCTGGTCCTGCCATTGAAGTAATTGAAGTACAGTCTCTCCGGCCATGGGTCGCCCTTCTGCAATAGAAGAGGCATCAAGCTTATCCCGTCAAGCGGCAGAGTCTGGTACTTGTCAATGCCGGCCAGATCCGTCAGTGTGGCCAATGGCCCCGGCGATTTCCGGGATTATGGTTCCCGCTTGGATGCGGCCTGGCCAACGGATAAAGAAGGGCACTCGCACCCCGCCTTCATCCACATGGCCTTTCCGGCCTTTCATGCCGCCATTCCATCGAAAACCGTTGGGCCCGTTATCACTGAGGTAGAGGACGATGGTGTTGCCGGCGAGTTCAAGGTCGTCCAACTTTTGCATCACTCTTCCCACATTCCAGTCAATATTCTCGCACATGGCCAGGGCGGCCCGTGTATGTGGAATACTCTCGGGGTCGCTCTCCCGGCTCAGCAAGGCGAGTTCTTTGTCCTTGAATTTATCCCACCAGTGGTCCGGGACCTGCATGGGCGAGTGGGGTGTATTTATGGAGAGGTAGACAAAAAAAGGCTCGGCCCTGTGTTTTTCCATGTAGTCCATCGCCCGGTTTGTCAGGTCGTCGACGATAAAACCTTTGCCCTGGACGATCTTACCGTTGTTCTCAAGAACGGGATCGAAATAGTGACCCCAATGTCCGGAGCAAAAGCCGTAAAACTCTTCGAACCCGCGGGCGTTGGGATGATAAGGCGGTTGCATGCCGTTGTGCCATTTGCCGAAGGCCGCGGTGCGGTAACCGGAGGCATGGAAGATGTCGGCGATCGTCGTCTCATCCAGATCCAATCGTTCCTCCCCCTGGCTCGCTGAAATCACACCTCCCCGCGGACTGTAGCGGCCCGTAAGCAACTCCGCGCGGGTTGGAGAGCAGATGGGTGAGACGTAGAATCGTCTAAAGTCGGCTCCTTGCCGGGCCAGGCGATCGATATTCGGAGTTTCCAAATTACTGTTTCCGTGGTGGCTGAGGTCACCCCAACCTTGGTCGTCCGTCAAAATAACGACTACGTTGGGCCGTGCGGAAGCTGTAACCTGAGTTACTCCAAGCGCGGCTAGAACGTAGAGCACCGATAATCGAATCATTTTTCGTTCCGTTTGATGGTTGTGGTCACGGAACAAGGCAGGGGACTGATTGGCTTGTTACCAAGCATGACTTGGGTGATCAGAATTTGAATGTGTTGCTAAGGAAGACCTCTGTGGGATTTGGATTGCGGACTACGGCAACTTTTCCATCAGGATTTGTGATAACCGGAACGTAACCGCCTCTACCCAGTAAATTGCGGGCGTTGAGTTGCACCTTCCATCGGATTTTGCGGTTGAGATCGCGCGAATAGCTTATCCAAAGATCCCCGTTAAATTCCGTTGGGCCGAAGAACGCATTATTAAGATCTGGCAGGCGGATACCGTTTTCATCGGCGGACAGCAATGGATATCCTGTGGCGACTTTGTCTTGCCAGCGGAACGCCCCGCCTATTCCGGCTCCCTTAAGAAAGCCTTCCTGAAAATCGTAATTAGTGAGTGCGTTGGCGCGCCATTTCCTTTGCTCCAGACTCACTGTGTTGTCCCTGGCCAACTCGCTCGTCAGGCGAACCATTACGTTGGTATTAAAACGTTCCAAGGAAGTGCTAGGCTCACCTCTTTCGGCGGAATCGGCAAGAGATCCAAGCCCCGACGATATCAGATTGTCCCTTATGGTATTGGCAAGAACGGTAAGCACGCGAGCGGTATCAGATTGAACCGTTTCTTGCTTGCCGACATTTAAGGCGACGCGCCAACTCGGAGTCAGGTTCCCTGTAAGGTCGATCTCGAATCCTTTCGCCACGAATGAGGTGGTCTCGGTTTGACCGAGGTTGGGATCGCTTTCCCATTGTCCGTTTTCAAACCGAATATTGCGGAGTGCTTGTTGCTCCGGAGGCAGCAGGTTGATTAGGGCTTCATAGATTTCCGCATAAGAGTCAAACAATCCTACCTTCGACGGATCTGTAAACGCCAGAGCTTCTGCAACCGTCAGTCCGGCGTCCTCATTCGCCTGCCATCGGTTAAGATAAGCCATGACCTGGTTGGGAGCCGAACTGAACGCATTTCCCGCCGCACCGGATACGTCGGTGCCAATGCCCGAACTCGAAGTTTCAAACCAGTTGAGTCGCGTCAAAAATTTTCCATCGAACAGCCCAAGAGTGAAGCCGTATTCCTCCGTCCTGCCATTGGGTGGTTCCAGTTCTTTGCCGTTTAAGTCGCGGCGGACGGCTGCGGCGGAAAAGTTTTCCGAGGAATTATAGTGGACGGAGAATCCGGGTTGGAGTGGCAGGCCTTCCAGCCAGGACGAAGGTACGTGCCCCACCGCGCTCCAGGTAAAGGTGTCCCCCTCGGCCATGAATGTAGGGTCCGGGGTAAGTTGAAGATTTGCGGGATCGTAGGGGCCGGTTGGCAGGTTGGCGTTGCCAATTCTTTCAAAGGTTTCGGTCTCATCCGTGCGCCAACCCAATAGACCGACCAAATGGCCGCTCAGGAGATGACTCTGCCAGCTAAGGGCCCGGGACTCGATCGTCTGGCGGGTGATGTTCCCGCCACCCAGGAATCGTCCTACGCGAAAATCACCTTCCTTCCTTTGGCGGTCCACCGGATCAAAATAGAACAAATTATAGGTGTCGCCGGCTTGCGGCATTGGCACATTAATGACATCGGTGATCCGAACATCATCGAATGATTGGATGGAACTATCGAGCAATGACGGCCCGACGTAGGCCATATTGAGTATGGTGTTGCGGCCTTGGGTTGGAAGGGCGTTTAAAACGGTGGCCACATCAATGGTATCACTCTCCCAGCCGGGTGAAAAACTTTTGCTCAGTTGATCAATGGTTTGATCTCCAAAGAAACCAGTGAAGACATGGCGGCCCAACCAACCCAGTTTTTCATTCAAGTCCAAAGGATCCAGAATGTAGTAGGCCGTAGCTTGCCCCGCTTCACGCTCACTTAAAATATTGCTGGTATTATTGCGCGTTTTCATCATGGGACGACCCAGATTTGGATTGGGCATATCGTTGCCAAGGTATTCGTTCACGTCTATGGAGATATCACCCACACCGTTGGCGCCCGAGGTTTGCCCTGAAGAAAATGGCAGCTCAATATGACGAAAATGTTCTTGCTTATCATAAGCCAACTCAATGCCGGCACGGCCGCCAAATAGTCCTTGCTCCAAGGTCAGGTTGTAGGCGTCAAAATCCTGGTCGACTTTATTGGTGGACCCGGAAATCAGCCGGTTCTCATTATCAAACACTTGCCTGTCCATTATCACCGGAACTGTAAAACTAGGGACGGCGTTTTTGGCTATGAGATCAATGGTGCTATACAGGTCGAACCGTTTGCGTCCGTCCACTTTGGGGCTATAGACAATCCGTCCCTGTCCACCTGCCAAGTTTGATCCCGGAAAACCGACATTCGCCCCATTATT from Verrucomicrobiota bacterium includes:
- a CDS encoding sulfatase, whose amino-acid sequence is MKNNYHRNRLSTDSMIWLLRSLPVLPALLFLTLAGPTTVSAREQPNIVILFADDMGYGDLACYGHPSIQNPNLDRLAREGMKFTQFYVGSSVCTPSRAALLTGRLPIRSGLTTVFIPQSEGGIPAEEITLAEVLQAEGYATACIGKWHLGSRPEYLPLNHGFDYYFGVPYSNDMSPETQPDNPLFADAPPTPLIRNFTVTNPDREPNQGLLTRQYTEEAIRFIRAHAGERPFFVYLSYTMPHVPLFASDRFSGSSRRGLYGDTIEEIDWSCGEIRSALEELGLTGNTLLVFTSDNGPWLSKGTDGGSNGPFFEGKVSTWEGGFRVPALFSWKGRIPEGVTTTAFGTTMDLFTTCVRLAGGQIPDDRPIEGQDLAPVLFHGHAGREPLMHYYFGPELWAIRKGPWKLHFKTTDPANVSVWGKWNIEEHDPPLLFQVEHDPEERFDRADDEPAIVADLVALAQAHRDSVVPGKPQK